A genomic window from Terriglobia bacterium includes:
- a CDS encoding helix-turn-helix transcriptional regulator, with translation MNLLSPRDAARILGVSYPTLKQWIYKKKIRTARTPGGHHRVPESEIDRLLPKKLERGGLRHRRGAFRRISGRNQLSGRVLEVKYDGLLAQVTLAIGEQRITAIITADAARELRLKPGERAAALVKATEVMILRT, from the coding sequence GGGTGTCAGCTATCCCACGCTCAAGCAGTGGATCTACAAGAAAAAGATCCGCACCGCCAGGACCCCCGGCGGGCACCACCGCGTCCCGGAAAGCGAAATCGACCGCCTGCTCCCGAAAAAACTGGAGCGCGGCGGCCTGCGGCATCGCCGCGGCGCGTTTCGCCGCATCAGCGGCCGCAACCAGCTCAGCGGACGCGTTCTCGAAGTGAAATACGACGGCCTGCTGGCCCAGGTCACCCTGGCTATCGGCGAACAGCGCATCACCGCCATCATCACCGCCGACGCCGCCCGCGAATTGCGCCTCAAGCCCGGCGAGCGCGCCGCCGCCCTGGTCAAAGCCACCGAAGTCATGATCCTGCGCACCTGA
- the modA gene encoding molybdate ABC transporter substrate-binding protein produces the protein MKSSTHRQPAAATPSRLLAPFPCHSGRSRALSFRLITAGLSFFLAASVLRAAGITVAAASDLKFALPEVAAKYEEQTGNQVSITYGSSGNFYAQIQNGAPFDLFFSADMDYPRQLEAAGLAEPGTLYQYGVGRLVLWVPANSPVDVARRGWDALLDPAIRKIAIANPRHAPYGQAAVAALMSAGIYDQVAAKLVYGENISQAAQFVESGNADAGLLALALALSPHLQQAGKFWSVPAGAHPPLKQAAVVLKSSPNKEAARAFLEFVKSPAGRALLEKHGFSFLAQAVPPAKTP, from the coding sequence ATGAAATCGTCAACGCACCGTCAGCCTGCAGCGGCAACTCCTTCTCGGCTCCTGGCGCCATTCCCTTGTCATTCCGGGCGCAGCCGAGCTCTCTCTTTTCGCCTCATCACCGCTGGCCTGTCTTTCTTCCTGGCAGCGAGCGTCCTCCGCGCCGCCGGCATCACCGTCGCCGCCGCCTCCGACCTGAAGTTCGCGCTGCCGGAAGTCGCGGCCAAGTACGAGGAACAAACCGGCAACCAGGTCAGCATCACCTATGGCTCCTCCGGAAATTTCTATGCGCAGATTCAGAACGGCGCGCCCTTCGATCTGTTCTTCTCCGCGGACATGGACTACCCGCGCCAGCTCGAGGCCGCCGGCCTGGCCGAGCCCGGCACACTCTACCAATACGGCGTCGGCCGCCTGGTCCTCTGGGTCCCCGCAAATTCTCCGGTGGATGTGGCCCGGCGCGGCTGGGATGCGCTTCTTGATCCCGCCATCCGCAAAATCGCCATCGCCAACCCCAGGCATGCGCCCTACGGCCAGGCCGCGGTCGCGGCGCTGATGAGCGCCGGCATCTATGACCAAGTCGCAGCCAAGCTGGTCTACGGCGAAAATATTTCGCAGGCGGCGCAGTTTGTGGAGTCCGGCAACGCCGATGCCGGGCTCCTTGCCCTGGCCCTGGCGCTCTCTCCGCACCTGCAGCAAGCCGGAAAATTCTGGAGCGTTCCTGCCGGCGCGCATCCCCCGCTCAAGCAGGCTGCCGTCGTACTCAAGTCTTCCCCCAATAAAGAGGCGGCCCGGGCCTTTCTGGAATTCGTGAAGAGCCCGGCAGGCCGCGCGCTGCTCGAGAAACACGGTTTCTCGTTTCTTGCGCAGGCTGTCCCGCCCGCAAAAACGCCATGA
- the modB gene encoding molybdate ABC transporter permease subunit, whose translation MNLQALLLSLRLAAVVSVLLLGIGLPLAAWLAFGRWRGRFLLEALVALPLVLPPTVLGFYLLVIMGPRTPFGRLWQALFGHGLAFTFQGLVVGSLLYSLPFAVQPLVSAFRGVDRALLDASFVLGASRLRTFRRVILPLSFSGLLTALVLSFAHTLGEFGVVLMVGGNLPGITRTVSIAIYDSAQALDYGAANRLALLLLLLSFSSLSVVYAVNRRVWSPWSPR comes from the coding sequence ATGAATCTGCAAGCGCTCCTGCTCTCGCTGCGCCTGGCGGCGGTTGTTTCCGTCCTCCTGCTGGGCATCGGCCTGCCGCTCGCGGCCTGGCTGGCCTTTGGACGCTGGCGCGGCCGTTTTCTCCTGGAAGCGCTGGTGGCCCTGCCCCTGGTTCTCCCCCCGACCGTGCTCGGCTTTTATCTGCTGGTGATCATGGGGCCGCGGACGCCGTTCGGCCGGCTCTGGCAGGCGTTGTTCGGGCACGGCCTGGCCTTCACCTTCCAGGGGCTCGTCGTCGGATCGCTGCTCTACAGCCTGCCGTTTGCCGTGCAGCCGCTGGTCAGCGCGTTTCGCGGCGTGGACCGCGCGCTGCTCGATGCCTCGTTCGTCCTCGGCGCCTCGCGCCTGCGCACCTTTCGCCGCGTGATCCTGCCGCTCTCCTTTTCCGGCCTGCTGACCGCGCTCGTCTTGAGCTTCGCGCATACCCTCGGCGAATTCGGCGTGGTGCTCATGGTGGGCGGCAATCTCCCGGGCATTACCCGGACGGTGTCCATCGCCATCTACGATTCGGCGCAGGCGCTGGACTACGGCGCAGCCAACCGCCTGGCCCTGCTCCTCCTCCTGCTGTCCTTTTCCTCTTTGTCCGTGGTGTATGCGGTGAACCGCCGGGTGTGGTCGCCGTGGAGCCCGCGATGA